CTAGCTCTGGTATGATCAGTATTAGAATAATACTAACAATTGGATGAAGTAGGCTGATGATCATCAATGCGAAAGGCCCTGCAAGTTTTGCAGAGAAATATATTGTACGATCAATTTGGGACAATAAATTTCCCCCCGGCTCTATTTTGCCAGCTGAACGAGAGTTGTCAGAGTTAATCGGTGTCACCCGCACCACTTTAAGAGAAGTGCTGCAACGATTAGCACGCGATGGGTGGTTAACCATCCAGCACGGCAAACCTACCCGAGTAAATAATTTCTGGGAAACGTCAGGTCTTAATATTCTTGAGACGATTGCCGAACTCAATCCCGATGGATTTCCTGAGCTAGTAGACCAATTGCTATCAGCTCGTAGCAGTGTTAGCGCGATCTATTTCAGAGGAGCTATTCGTAATAACCCTGAAAAATCGGTTGAAGCATTATCAAGGCTTGATGAGCTTGAAGACACTGCACAGGCTTATGCTGATTTTGATTATGAGTTACAGCATACATTAGCATTTTCGTCTGGCAACCCGCTGTATGTATTAATCCTTAATGGATTTAAAGGCTTATATAGTCGCGTTGGCCGCTACTACTTCTCTAGTGCAGATGCTCGCGCGTTAGCAATGGATTTTTATAAGCAGTTACAGCAGTTAGCAATAGATAAAAATTATGCTGAAGTGGC
The Shewanella sp. KX20019 DNA segment above includes these coding regions:
- the fadR gene encoding fatty acid metabolism transcriptional regulator FadR translates to MIINAKGPASFAEKYIVRSIWDNKFPPGSILPAERELSELIGVTRTTLREVLQRLARDGWLTIQHGKPTRVNNFWETSGLNILETIAELNPDGFPELVDQLLSARSSVSAIYFRGAIRNNPEKSVEALSRLDELEDTAQAYADFDYELQHTLAFSSGNPLYVLILNGFKGLYSRVGRYYFSSADARALAMDFYKQLQQLAIDKNYAEVASLMRTYGINSGMMWQSLRDDMPVGLGESNK